The genomic window GTTGTAATCCACCACCACTATCTCCTAAATTCCTAATAGATTCCTCTCTCTCTTTAGATTTTTTACTTTGAACTTCTTTAGTTAAAAGATAACAATATCCCTTTCTATTTCCTCTTCCAATTCTACCTCTCAATTGATAGATTTGAGAAAGTCCCAATCTGTCTGCTCCCTCTATTATCATTGTATTGGCATTTTCTATATCTATACCATTCTCTATTATTGTAGTTGAAACTAAAATATCTATATCACCATTTTCAAACTCTTTTATCTTATTTTTTATCTCTTTTGGAGTCATCTGTCCATGAATAAAATCAAGTTTCAGATAGTTTGGAAGAATTTTTCTTAATTCATCTGTCTTTTTAGCTATATTTTTTACAGAATTAAAGATATAAAATACCTGTCCCTCTCTAGCTATCTCTTCCATTATAATATCTTTTAATTTTTTATTATCCTTTTCAATAAAAATTGTTTCAATAGGTTTTCTTCCTTCTGGTGGAGTGTCAATTACCGATAGATCTCTTATTCCTAATAGTGACAGATTCAACGTTCTAGGTATAGGTGTTGCTGTTAAAGTGATCATATCTATTCTATTTTTTATTTTCTTTAACTGCTCCTTAGCCTTAACACCAAATTTCTGTTCCTCATCTATTATCACTAACCCTAAATCTTTAAATTTCACATCTGAAGATAAAATTCTATGAGTTCCAATAACTATATCCACAGTCCCTGCTTCAATTCTATTTAATACTTCTTTTTGCTCTTTACCTGTTTTCAATCTACTTAACAGTTCAATAGTTATTGGATAGTTTTTAAATCTCTCACTAAATCTTTCAAAATGTTGTTGAGCTAAAACTGTTGTAGGCACCATTAAAGCTACTTGCTTTCCTTCAACTGAAGCTTTAAAAGCTGCTCTAATAGCTATCTCTGTCTTTCCATATCCCACATCTCCACAGATAACTCTATCCATCACTCTATCAGATTCCATATCATATTTTACATCTTCAATAGCTTTTAACTGAGAAGGGGTTTCTCTATATGGAAAACTCTCTTCAAACTCCTCTTGCCAAACTGTATCATGAGAAAATTTATATCCCTTTTCATATGCTCTTCTTGCTTGAATCTCAATTATCTCCTTAGCAAAAATTAACATCTCCTCTTGTAATTTCTCTCTTTTTTTCTTAAATCCTCGTCTACCTAATTGATAGATCTCTGGAACTACACCATCAGTTGAAATATATCTTTCAATTTTATTAATACCTTCAACTGGAACAAAAAGTTTATCTTCATCAGCATATTTTATTTTGAGATAATCTTGTCCATCTATTGTTTCAATTCCTAAATAGATTCCAACTCCATAATTTTCATGGATTATATAATCATTCTCTCTTATTTGAGAAACATCTTTATACCTTAATTTTATCTTTTCTTTTGTCTCTCTTTTAACTTTTATTCCCTTTAATTCTCTATCAGTTAAAACAAGATAATTTTCATCTCTATACCCCTCATAATGTGGATAGTGTTGAAACTCTATTGGATACCCTTTAAATATCTCTTGATATCTTTTACTCTCCTCTGAAATTACTAAGATTTTCTCTTTTTTACTTAATTTTTTTATATTTTCATAATCTTCAAATTTCTTTATCTCATCTTCACTAAATCTTTTTAAAATCAGTTCCTCACCAATTATATCCAATTGAGAAAATCTTTCTCTTAATTTTTCTTCTCTCTCTCTATCTCTTAAAATTATCTCTTCTAACTTATATTGAAGAATCTCTCTATTTTCAAAAATTATCCTATTTTCAGATAAATTTATAAGTTTATAAAAATCTATCTGAGAATTTTTATTATTATTCATATACATATCCATTCTATCTAAAGACTCAATACTTTTCTGTGTTTCTATATCAAAATAAGTTATTCTTTCAACACTGTCTCCAAAAAATTCTATTCTTACAGGATAATCTCCATTCTTTGGAAAGATATCCAATATATCCCCTCTAAGACTATATTGCATTCTTTTTTCTAGCATATATGTTTTTTCATATCTATTTTTTATAAGAATCTCTTGAATTTTTTTTAAAGATATATCTCTATCCTTTTGAAAAACTATTTTTTCTCCCTCAAGATAGTAATCTCTTAAAAATCCTTCTAAAGAGATTAAAATAATATATTTTTTTTTAGATTTTAAAAGCTCTAAGAGATCATAATTTATTTTCTCAATCTCATCTCTATCAGAACTACTCTCTATTTTTAAAATCTCTCCATCATAAAAATCATCAAGAGTATTGTAATAATCCTCAATATTTTTATTAGAAGAACATAAATAAACTATATTACTTTCTAATTCTTTTAAATAAAAAGGTATCTTCCCCCTATACTCACTTAACATCTATTTCCCACCTCTTCTATATTCTACCTTTTATTTTAAACTTTTCCTAGTAAAAAATATATTAAAAATATATAGATTTTAAGATAATGATATTTATATAATTTTAAATTTTTTTAATTTATCAAAAATATATCTTTACAAATATAAAAAAAAATAATATAATCATTGAAAAATAAATATTTTTTTTTAAAAAAATGAAAAAATAATTTTATTTATATAGGGGGAGTATATATGAAAAAAAGATTATTTGGTTTAGCTACTGCAATTTTACTATCAGTTTCAAGTTTTAACCTTTTGGCTTCTGATTTAGTTGTTGTACAAAACTCTGATGCTAAAAGTTTAGACCCTCAAGTTTCAAATGATGTACCTACTCATAGAGTTACTTTAAATATCTATGATAGACTTATTGAAAAAGATAAAGATATGAATCTTGTTCCAGGACTTGCTGAAAGTTGGAAACAGATAGATCCACTTACTCTTGAACTAAAATTAAGAAAAAATGTTAAATTCCATAATGGAGAACCTTTTTCTGCTAAAGATGTTGTTTTTAGTTTAAATAGAGCTAAGGAAGCTCCAAGTTTAATCGCTTATTTTTCTGATATAGACAAGGTTGAAGCAGTTGATGATTATACTGTTAGAATTACAACTAAAAAACCTTATGGTCCTCTAGTAAATTACCTAGCTCACATAGGAGCTGGAATTATGAATGAGAAAGCTGTAAAAGAAAGAGGTGCTGACTATGGACAACATCCAGTAGGAACAGGACCATTTGTATTCCAATCTTGGACTTCTGGAGATAAAATAGTTTTAAAAGCTAATCCTGATTATTATAAAGGAAAAGCTGCCTCAGATACTCTTACTTTTAAGGTTGTCCCTGA from uncultured Fusobacterium sp. includes these protein-coding regions:
- the mfd gene encoding transcription-repair coupling factor; this translates as MLSEYRGKIPFYLKELESNIVYLCSSNKNIEDYYNTLDDFYDGEILKIESSSDRDEIEKINYDLLELLKSKKKYIILISLEGFLRDYYLEGEKIVFQKDRDISLKKIQEILIKNRYEKTYMLEKRMQYSLRGDILDIFPKNGDYPVRIEFFGDSVERITYFDIETQKSIESLDRMDMYMNNNKNSQIDFYKLINLSENRIIFENREILQYKLEEIILRDREREEKLRERFSQLDIIGEELILKRFSEDEIKKFEDYENIKKLSKKEKILVISEESKRYQEIFKGYPIEFQHYPHYEGYRDENYLVLTDRELKGIKVKRETKEKIKLRYKDVSQIRENDYIIHENYGVGIYLGIETIDGQDYLKIKYADEDKLFVPVEGINKIERYISTDGVVPEIYQLGRRGFKKKREKLQEEMLIFAKEIIEIQARRAYEKGYKFSHDTVWQEEFEESFPYRETPSQLKAIEDVKYDMESDRVMDRVICGDVGYGKTEIAIRAAFKASVEGKQVALMVPTTVLAQQHFERFSERFKNYPITIELLSRLKTGKEQKEVLNRIEAGTVDIVIGTHRILSSDVKFKDLGLVIIDEEQKFGVKAKEQLKKIKNRIDMITLTATPIPRTLNLSLLGIRDLSVIDTPPEGRKPIETIFIEKDNKKLKDIIMEEIAREGQVFYIFNSVKNIAKKTDELRKILPNYLKLDFIHGQMTPKEIKNKIKEFENGDIDILVSTTIIENGIDIENANTMIIEGADRLGLSQIYQLRGRIGRGNRKGYCYLLTKEVQSKKSKEREESIRNLGDSGGGLQLSLEDMRIRGAGEILGEKQHGALETFGYNLYIKMLNEEIARLKGQKRVEDDIELEIKLSIDAFIPDDYIEKEEKLKIYRKAAELREKDQLDELIEEVRDRFGEMPKEVKNFFYYLNVKLKARDLGVEILREEKDGFFIKFNRECVNVEKITEMMSTGKLQYLPREEAIRYKGSIMGFFNEYEGVI